One Bacteroidota bacterium DNA window includes the following coding sequences:
- a CDS encoding T9SS type A sorting domain-containing protein: AAALVAAVLGDAVEAAGGERGAGLTALGRTAGTEAASRTAPVEALVLEVPYPNPAAGSATVPVVLAERAAVRVAVFDVLGREVAVLHDGFAEAGTHRFAFDAADLPSGVYLVRAAVSGAGGGPAYTQPITLVN; the protein is encoded by the coding sequence AGGCGGCGGCCCTCGTGGCGGCCGTGCTGGGCGACGCTGTGGAAGCGGCCGGCGGCGAACGTGGGGCGGGGCTGACCGCGCTCGGCCGCACGGCGGGCACCGAGGCCGCGAGCCGGACGGCACCGGTCGAGGCGCTCGTGCTGGAGGTGCCGTACCCGAACCCGGCGGCGGGGAGCGCGACCGTGCCGGTGGTACTCGCCGAGCGCGCCGCCGTGCGGGTCGCCGTCTTCGACGTGCTCGGACGTGAAGTCGCGGTGCTCCACGATGGTTTCGCTGAGGCGGGAACTCACCGCTTCGCCTTCGACGCGGCCGACCTGCCCTCGGGCGTCTACCTCGTCCGAGCGGCCGTGTCGGGGGCCGGCGGAGGGCCGGCGTATACTCAGCCGATCACGCTCGTGAACTGA